The Candidatus Methylomirabilota bacterium genome includes the window GTCATCGCCATGATCGTGATGATGCTGGCCATCAACTCGGTGAGCGGCTTCGTGGAGCGGCATCCCAGCGTGAAGATCCTGGCCCTGGCCTTTCTGCTCCTCATCGGGGTGATGCTGGTCGCCGAGGGCATGGGCCGGCACGTCGAGAAGGGCTACATCTACTCGGCCATGGCGTTCTCGCTCTTCGTGGAGATGCTCAACCTGCGCTACCGGGGCCATCGCCGGCGCTTGCGGGCCCAGCGCGCGTAACGTTCTCTCGGCCCGGCCGATAGTAGCGCAAGCCGCGCGCGACGGCGTCGCGCCACTCCGGGGAGCCGTGAATGCGGGTGAGCGGCACCGGATGAGCGGGGTCCGGACGCTCGGCCTGTAGCGCCTGCCCGTACCAGGCCACATCGTGCCAGGCGCCGAGTTTGTAGCCGACGCCGCGATAGACGCCGACCGCCTGGAAGCCCACCGCTTCGTGCAGACCGACGCTGGCCGGGTTGGGAAGCGTGATACCGGCGTAGGCTTTGAAGTAGCCCTGCGAGCGCAGCACGTCGAACAGCGTCGTGTAGAGCGCCCGGGCGACGCCGCCGCGCCGGTACTCGGGTGCGACGTACACGCTGGTGTCGACCGCCCAGCCGTAGGCGGCCCGGTCCCGATGCTGGCTCGCATAGGCGTAGCCGGCGATGACCCCGTCCGCGTCGAGCACCAGCCAGGGCAGCCGGGGGACCAGCCCGAGAATCCGCGTCGCCATCTCCGCGGCCGAGGGCGCCCGGTCCTCGAACGAGACGGCCGTCGCCTCGCAGAACGGGGCGTAGATCGCGGCCACGGCCGCGGCGTCGCCGGCCTCGGCCAGTCTGATCGTGGCCGGCATCTTACTGACGCAGGCCCGTCTCGGCCAGGAAGGCTTCGATCTGGCGGGGCAGGCCGAAGATGCGGATACGGTCGCCGGGGCGCAGGATGGTCTCGGCGTCGGGGCTCATCACGACCACCCCGTCCGGCCGCTCGATCCGCACCACCACGATGCCGAAGCGTTCCCGCAGCCGCGCCTCGGCCAGCGGTTGATCGGAGATCCCGTCGCTGCCCACCCTGATCTCGCGGACCTCGGGCAGTCCCTGGCGCGCCTGGCGAGCGCGATCCGGCTCGCCGCTCAGCGCCTCGCGCAGCACCTCCAGATAGGCGATCAGGCTGTCCTTGGGCAGCGCGAGATGGCCCAGGCCGTGGCGAATGAGGGTGAGGCCGGCTTCCAGCTCGGGCTGGATCACCTCGGTGGCCCCGGCGGCGCGCAGCGCCTCGTCGGCGGCGCGGTTGTGGGCACGCGCCACGATGGGGACCCTGGGGTTCAACGCCCGGGCGCTGCGCACG containing:
- a CDS encoding arsinothricin resistance N-acetyltransferase ArsN1 family B, which gives rise to MPATIRLAEAGDAAAVAAIYAPFCEATAVSFEDRAPSAAEMATRILGLVPRLPWLVLDADGVIAGYAYASQHRDRAAYGWAVDTSVYVAPEYRRGGVARALYTTLFDVLRSQGYFKAYAGITLPNPASVGLHEAVGFQAVGVYRGVGYKLGAWHDVAWYGQALQAERPDPAHPVPLTRIHGSPEWRDAVARGLRYYRPGRENVTRAGPASAGDGPGSAG